A single genomic interval of Nitrospira sp. harbors:
- a CDS encoding Swt1 family HEPN domain-containing protein, which produces MRTDGKEQNVDTLSIHRGKHIGFAPCRQARHTIGMGVAGGERRFSIYLRNEMRVNKAVLGRAERSVVNELGDVRNKLSHNETFTYDDAERAPGMKST; this is translated from the coding sequence GTGAGAACTGATGGAAAGGAACAAAACGTCGATACCTTGTCTATCCATCGTGGCAAGCATATCGGTTTCGCTCCATGCAGGCAGGCCAGGCATACCATCGGGATGGGAGTGGCCGGTGGCGAGCGCCGCTTCTCGATATACCTGCGGAACGAAATGCGCGTGAACAAGGCCGTCCTCGGTCGCGCCGAACGCTCGGTGGTCAATGAGCTGGGCGATGTGCGCAACAAGCTCTCGCACAACGAGACCTTCACCTACGACGACGCCGAGCGCGCACCGGGCATGAAATCGACCTGA
- a CDS encoding NAD(P)-binding domain-containing protein, with protein MAADVLRINGSAKMPPLRQSPNRYPHSRKKLEKPAQDAGSRARAGTPHEAAQNADAITVAVHWSRMDDVLKQAGRRKPLSATRSLRSHRCHLDLT; from the coding sequence ATGGCGGCTGACGTGCTTCGTATCAACGGCAGTGCTAAAATGCCGCCACTACGCCAATCCCCGAACCGTTATCCGCACAGCCGCAAGAAACTGGAAAAGCCGGCACAAGACGCCGGCAGCCGGGCGCGTGCGGGTACGCCGCATGAGGCGGCACAGAACGCAGACGCCATAACGGTGGCGGTGCACTGGTCACGCATGGACGATGTGCTGAAGCAGGCCGGAAGGCGGAAACCGCTTTCGGCGACGCGTTCGCTACGGTCACACCGATGTCACCTCGACCTGACCTAA
- a CDS encoding dihydrofolate reductase family protein has product MKKVIAAINMTIDGFCDHTSGIPDEEIHQHYADLLRSADTALYGRITYQLMEFWRTVLENPTGDKAMDDFAVAINNTPKIVFSRTLKSVDWKSAKLASQDLEKEVVELKQQSGKNVFVCSPSLIVALTKLNLINEYQLCVHPVIAGSGLPLFKNISQKITLKLIQTKTFSGGAVILYYEPTTARTTNR; this is encoded by the coding sequence ATGAAAAAAGTAATTGCAGCAATCAATATGACGATTGACGGGTTTTGTGATCATACCTCAGGTATTCCTGACGAAGAAATACATCAACATTACGCCGACCTGTTGAGAAGCGCTGATACCGCTTTATATGGCAGGATAACCTACCAGCTTATGGAATTTTGGCGAACCGTGCTGGAAAATCCCACAGGTGATAAAGCAATGGACGACTTTGCAGTCGCAATAAACAACACCCCGAAGATTGTTTTTTCCCGCACACTAAAAAGTGTAGATTGGAAAAGTGCGAAATTAGCAAGTCAAGACCTTGAGAAAGAAGTTGTGGAACTCAAACAACAATCGGGTAAAAACGTTTTTGTGTGCAGTCCGAGCTTGATTGTAGCTTTGACGAAGCTTAATTTAATAAACGAATATCAACTTTGTGTTCACCCTGTTATCGCAGGAAGTGGGTTGCCGTTATTTAAAAACATCAGCCAAAAAATTACGCTTAAACTCATACAGACCAAAACGTTTAGCGGTGGTGCGGTCATTCTTTATTATGAACCGACAACCGCAAGAACAACGAACCGCTGA
- a CDS encoding aldo/keto reductase: MQTRTLGHSGLEVSALGFGCMGLNYAFGRGLEKAEAIAMVRAAHERGVTFFDTAEVYGPYTNEQIVGEALAPIREQGGNLGTIWARAGHAVTFS, encoded by the coding sequence ATGCAAACACGCACACTCGGCCACAGCGGTCTGGAAGTCTCGGCCCTCGGCTTTGGCTGCATGGGATTGAATTACGCGTTCGGCCGCGGATTGGAAAAAGCCGAGGCCATCGCCATGGTGCGCGCGGCGCACGAGCGCGGCGTCACCTTTTTCGACACCGCGGAAGTCTATGGGCCGTACACGAATGAACAGATCGTCGGCGAGGCGCTGGCGCCGATCCGTGAGCAGGGCGGCAACCTTGGGACGATCTGGGCGCGCGCCGGACACGCAGTGACCTTCAGCTAG
- a CDS encoding aldo/keto reductase: protein MQARTLGNSLQVSALGLGCMGMSSAYGPPADKQAMIQLMRSAHERGVTLFDTAEAYGPFVNEELVGEALAPIRDQVVIATKFGFDIDPQTGRRGSGTNSRPEHIKAAAEGCLRRLKTDRIDLFYQHRVDPDVPIEDVAGAIKDLIRQGKVRHFGLSEAGVQTIRRAHAVQPITAVQSEYSLFWRGPEAELLPALEELGIGFVPFSPLGAGFLTGKITESTRFDPTDFRNSVPRFSPEARKANMALVNVVKAVAERKHATHAQVALAWLLAQKPWIVPIPGTTKLHRLEENLGALSLDLTAGDLAEIDTEASKIKIQGERLPEAVLKMSGL, encoded by the coding sequence ATGCAAGCACGCACACTCGGCAATTCGCTTCAAGTCTCCGCACTCGGTCTTGGCTGCATGGGCATGAGTTCGGCCTACGGCCCGCCCGCCGACAAGCAGGCGATGATCCAGCTCATGCGCAGCGCCCACGAGCGCGGCGTCACCTTGTTCGATACGGCCGAAGCCTACGGTCCGTTCGTCAACGAGGAACTGGTGGGCGAGGCGCTGGCGCCGATCCGCGATCAGGTGGTCATCGCCACCAAGTTCGGCTTCGACATCGACCCGCAGACGGGCCGACGCGGCAGCGGCACCAACAGCCGGCCCGAGCACATCAAGGCCGCAGCGGAAGGTTGCCTCAGGCGCCTCAAGACCGATCGCATCGACCTGTTCTACCAGCATCGCGTGGACCCGGACGTGCCGATCGAGGACGTGGCCGGCGCGATCAAGGATCTCATCAGGCAAGGCAAGGTCAGGCATTTCGGCCTGTCAGAAGCCGGCGTGCAGACAATCCGCCGGGCGCACGCCGTTCAGCCGATCACTGCTGTCCAGAGCGAATACTCGCTGTTCTGGCGCGGCCCCGAAGCCGAGCTGCTGCCGGCGCTGGAGGAACTCGGCATCGGCTTCGTGCCGTTCAGTCCGCTCGGCGCCGGATTCCTGACCGGCAAGATCACCGAAAGCACCCGGTTCGATCCGACCGATTTCCGCAACAGCGTTCCGCGCTTCTCGCCGGAAGCGCGGAAGGCCAACATGGCGCTGGTAAATGTCGTCAAAGCGGTCGCGGAGCGCAAGCACGCGACGCATGCCCAGGTCGCGCTTGCCTGGCTGCTGGCGCAGAAACCCTGGATCGTGCCGATCCCCGGCACCACCAAGCTGCATCGCCTCGAAGAGAACCTTGGCGCGCTCAGTCTCGATCTGACCGCCGGTGATCTCGCCGAAATCGACACCGAGGCGTCGAAAATCAAGATCCAGGGCGAGCGGCTCCCCGAAGCCGTGCTCAAGATGTCGGGGCTTTGA
- a CDS encoding RidA family protein: MSTVEFFVTPGYGERKLEKFHYSQAVKVGNRVEISGQGGWNNDGEFPDSVEKEIMQAFENVERTLATAGASWKDVVHVNSYHVPTATDFIGEEHLSTMTDQFRKRMGARAPIWTCIGVPSLGDPKMRVEIRVTAIIEDDA; this comes from the coding sequence ATGAGCACGGTTGAATTTTTTGTGACACCAGGCTACGGCGAGAGGAAATTGGAGAAGTTCCATTACTCGCAAGCCGTCAAAGTCGGAAACCGAGTCGAAATTTCCGGACAAGGGGGCTGGAACAACGATGGGGAGTTTCCTGATTCTGTCGAAAAAGAGATCATGCAGGCGTTCGAGAATGTCGAACGGACACTTGCTACGGCAGGAGCGTCCTGGAAGGATGTCGTCCATGTGAACTCCTATCATGTGCCTACTGCAACTGATTTCATTGGAGAGGAGCATCTTTCCACTATGACGGATCAGTTCAGGAAGCGCATGGGTGCTCGGGCACCTATTTGGACATGCATTGGAGTGCCCTCACTGGGCGACCCAAAGATGCGTGTGGAAATACGCGTTACGGCAATCATCGAAGATGACGCTTAA
- a CDS encoding glycoside hydrolase family 3 C-terminal domain-containing protein: protein MRHRVFSTTVRPWMDRGLTADARAALVVEAMTQDEKFSWLSAPMAIPLGGASKPEGAIGSAAYYPAIPRLGIPAMQQTDASLGVGNLVNVRPGDHATALPSSLLLGATFDPDTARETGALIGQEARAKGFTVLLAGGCNLVRDPRGGRSFEYVSEDPLLTGTLVGNSIAGIQSRQVVSTAKHFILNPQETGRVMVSSDLGDAAMHESDLLAFKIAIEIGQPGAIMAGYNLINGEYASENAYLLNTVLKGEWKYPGWVMADWGATHSTEKAALAGLDVQSGANLDPEHFFGEPLRKAVEKGRVPQSRIDDMVRRQMRSLFAVGAIDNPAAPGQPIDYEAHKLVAQRAAEKGIVLLKNEEDVLPFAKGAKRILVVGAHADVGVPSGGGSASVTPVGSIVEPGASFMGLMTAKVYHPSSPLMAIRAEASAANVDYLDGKDIEAARKAAPDADMVIVFAEEWRSEGLDAPNLSLPDNQDTLIDAVASANPRTVVVLQTAGPVLMPWLSKVPAVLQAFYSGSGGAPAMAGVLFGRVNPSGRLPFTFPQSETQLSRVEQRDPKTTTSNPGEERRGGIFHVSYDIEGSDVGYRWFERENLTPLFPFGYGRSYTDFAFSDVEIRAVGATIEVSLKVENTGDRAGVTVPQIYCSKAGKNGFVSRLGGFSRVELEPGERKSVTVTVDPRLLARFDPSDRAFHISGGDYTVFVGDHAQDQNGVRRNVTLGKHRL, encoded by the coding sequence ATGCGCCACCGTGTTTTCTCAACCACCGTTCGTCCATGGATGGACCGCGGCCTGACGGCCGATGCACGCGCCGCGCTGGTCGTGGAGGCCATGACGCAAGATGAGAAGTTCTCCTGGCTGTCCGCGCCTATGGCGATCCCGCTTGGGGGTGCTTCGAAACCGGAGGGCGCGATCGGATCGGCAGCCTATTACCCTGCCATCCCACGTCTCGGCATTCCGGCCATGCAGCAGACCGACGCGAGCCTCGGCGTGGGAAACCTCGTCAACGTTCGTCCCGGCGACCACGCAACCGCTCTTCCTTCCTCGCTTCTCCTGGGAGCAACCTTCGATCCCGATACAGCGCGCGAGACCGGAGCTCTCATCGGACAAGAGGCCAGGGCGAAGGGCTTCACTGTGCTGCTCGCAGGGGGCTGCAACCTCGTTCGGGATCCTCGCGGCGGTCGAAGTTTTGAATATGTCTCGGAGGATCCACTGCTGACCGGCACCCTGGTGGGCAACTCGATCGCCGGCATCCAGAGCCGGCAAGTCGTCTCAACCGCAAAGCACTTCATCCTGAACCCGCAGGAGACCGGGCGCGTGATGGTCAGTTCCGACCTTGGGGATGCAGCGATGCACGAGTCCGACCTGCTGGCCTTCAAAATCGCAATCGAAATCGGCCAACCCGGCGCAATCATGGCCGGTTACAATCTCATCAACGGCGAGTACGCCTCCGAGAACGCCTATCTTTTGAATACCGTCCTGAAGGGTGAGTGGAAATACCCGGGTTGGGTGATGGCCGACTGGGGCGCGACCCATTCGACGGAAAAGGCCGCATTGGCCGGACTCGATGTCCAGTCCGGCGCCAATCTCGACCCAGAGCACTTCTTCGGTGAGCCGTTGCGCAAGGCCGTTGAGAAAGGCCGCGTGCCTCAGTCGAGGATCGATGACATGGTTCGCCGCCAGATGCGCAGCCTGTTTGCGGTCGGTGCGATCGACAATCCTGCCGCTCCAGGGCAGCCGATCGATTACGAGGCTCACAAGCTCGTCGCGCAGCGCGCGGCCGAAAAGGGCATCGTGCTGTTAAAAAACGAAGAGGATGTGCTGCCTTTTGCCAAGGGCGCAAAACGGATTCTCGTGGTCGGCGCACATGCCGACGTTGGAGTTCCGTCCGGCGGAGGATCGGCTTCCGTGACGCCGGTCGGCAGCATCGTAGAGCCGGGCGCATCGTTCATGGGCCTTATGACGGCGAAGGTCTACCATCCATCATCGCCTCTGATGGCGATTAGGGCTGAGGCCAGTGCCGCGAATGTCGACTATCTGGACGGCAAGGATATTGAGGCGGCTCGCAAGGCGGCCCCCGATGCCGATATGGTCATTGTCTTCGCGGAAGAGTGGCGCTCGGAGGGGCTGGACGCGCCAAATTTGTCTTTGCCTGACAATCAAGACACGCTCATCGATGCGGTTGCCTCGGCCAATCCCCGAACAGTCGTCGTTCTACAAACGGCTGGTCCGGTCTTGATGCCATGGCTTTCCAAGGTCCCGGCCGTCTTGCAAGCATTCTATTCGGGATCGGGAGGAGCGCCTGCGATGGCGGGAGTTCTGTTCGGACGCGTGAACCCCTCCGGTCGCCTTCCGTTCACGTTTCCTCAAAGCGAAACACAGTTGTCACGTGTCGAGCAGCGGGATCCGAAAACAACGACGTCCAATCCTGGCGAGGAGCGGAGGGGCGGGATATTCCATGTCTCCTACGACATTGAAGGTTCGGACGTCGGCTATCGCTGGTTTGAGCGAGAGAATCTGACGCCTTTGTTCCCATTCGGATATGGCCGGTCGTACACCGACTTCGCCTTCTCCGATGTGGAGATCCGGGCTGTCGGAGCCACGATTGAGGTCTCGCTGAAGGTGGAGAACACCGGAGACCGCGCTGGAGTCACCGTCCCTCAGATCTACTGCTCGAAGGCCGGGAAGAACGGCTTCGTGTCCCGACTCGGCGGCTTTAGCCGCGTTGAATTGGAGCCGGGCGAAAGGAAGTCGGTGACGGTAACGGTCGACCCGCGTCTGCTCGCCCGGTTCGATCCATCGGATCGTGCCTTCCATATCTCAGGCGGTGACTACACGGTTTTCGTTGGTGACCATGCACAGGACCAGAACGGTGTGCGCCGGAACGTGACGCTCGGCAAGCATCGCCTTTGA
- a CDS encoding beta-propeller fold lactonase family protein codes for MIAYVSNAESRDISVLLLNDRDGSLRLIETVSVTGDVMHLATSPDRKFLYASLTSKPYSVSNWMIDPESGRLGPMQTAPAADKMAYLSLDRSGRYLFGASYFGDTISVNAVGARGEIGPKPLRVIPTRKHPHCIVTDPSNTFLYVPALGADAILQYRFAELSGELAPNNPPAVATQKGAGPRHLVFHPNHRRAFCTNELDGTVNMYDINGSGTLTPLGSISVMPAGFDKKKPWTADIHLTPDGRFLYASERSSSTIAAFRVTDGTLTLIGHYPTETQPRGFNVDPQGRYLLAVGEQSNGLSVYEIHPKTGALRKLSHMDVGKAPNWVEIIGLP; via the coding sequence ATGATTGCGTACGTTTCGAACGCCGAGAGTCGTGACATCTCTGTACTTCTGCTGAACGATCGTGACGGTAGTCTACGTCTGATCGAGACAGTCTCTGTTACCGGAGACGTCATGCACCTCGCGACCAGCCCCGACCGTAAATTCTTGTACGCGTCCTTGACCTCGAAACCCTACTCGGTGAGCAACTGGATGATTGATCCGGAGAGCGGTAGGTTGGGACCGATGCAAACAGCGCCTGCCGCCGACAAGATGGCCTATCTGTCGCTTGACCGCAGCGGCCGCTACCTGTTCGGCGCGTCCTATTTCGGCGATACGATTTCCGTCAATGCCGTCGGCGCACGCGGCGAAATCGGTCCGAAGCCGCTGCGCGTCATCCCGACCCGCAAGCACCCGCACTGTATCGTGACCGACCCTTCCAACACATTCCTGTACGTCCCCGCTTTGGGAGCGGACGCGATCCTGCAATATCGCTTCGCCGAGCTGAGCGGCGAACTCGCGCCGAACAACCCACCGGCTGTCGCAACTCAAAAGGGCGCCGGTCCTCGCCATCTCGTGTTTCACCCCAATCACCGCCGGGCGTTCTGCACGAACGAACTTGACGGCACCGTAAACATGTATGACATCAACGGTTCCGGCACACTCACGCCGCTCGGTTCGATTTCAGTGATGCCGGCCGGATTCGACAAGAAGAAGCCGTGGACTGCGGACATTCATCTGACTCCGGACGGGAGGTTTCTGTATGCGTCCGAGCGCAGTTCGAGTACGATCGCGGCATTTCGAGTCACCGACGGCACGCTGACGTTGATCGGCCACTATCCGACCGAGACGCAACCGCGTGGTTTCAATGTCGATCCCCAAGGACGATACCTCCTCGCTGTCGGCGAACAGTCCAACGGCCTCAGCGTCTACGAGATCCATCCAAAAACCGGCGCGTTGCGGAAACTGTCCCACATGGACGTCGGCAAGGCGCCGAACTGGGTCGAGATCATTGGATTGCCATAG
- a CDS encoding NAD(P)H-dependent oxidoreductase — protein MMTDAVRILGFAGSLRKQSYNRSALRVAGKLVPAGITLETFDLAGIPSFNQDHEREPPPAVRQFKDKVKTADAILIVTPEYNYSVPGVLKNAIDWASRLYGESAWDGKPVGIMGASVGMTGTVRAQYHRRQMFVFLNMFPLNQPEVMIANAHEKFDEDGNLKDEKTAAKIRELLQALGDWAKRLKKGKTWAGG, from the coding sequence ATGATGACTGATGCAGTCAGAATATTGGGCTTTGCGGGGAGCCTTCGGAAACAGTCCTACAACCGGTCCGCGCTTCGGGTCGCCGGTAAGCTTGTTCCTGCAGGCATCACGCTTGAGACGTTCGATCTGGCCGGCATCCCGTCCTTCAACCAGGATCATGAGCGAGAGCCGCCTCCCGCCGTGCGGCAGTTCAAGGACAAAGTGAAAACCGCTGATGCGATTCTGATCGTGACGCCGGAATACAATTATTCTGTTCCAGGCGTTCTCAAGAATGCCATCGACTGGGCTTCGCGTCTCTATGGCGAAAGTGCCTGGGACGGGAAGCCGGTGGGTATCATGGGCGCCTCGGTTGGAATGACCGGCACCGTTCGTGCGCAGTATCACCGGCGTCAGATGTTCGTCTTTCTCAATATGTTCCCGCTGAACCAGCCGGAAGTGATGATCGCCAATGCCCACGAAAAGTTCGATGAGGACGGAAACTTGAAAGACGAAAAAACGGCTGCAAAGATTCGTGAACTGCTCCAGGCCCTTGGCGACTGGGCGAAAAGACTCAAGAAGGGGAAGACCTGGGCCGGTGGATGA
- a CDS encoding MBL fold metallo-hydrolase: MKPLFGFCAIVLGFGLSSVPALAADDGIPVDRVPDANRQTLSDFTAAACPDNPRSLEQIKGNLYRHTTGPGLAVHSGLVLITKEGALVIDPAMTCTATWLRDEIKKRFDLPVKYVLYTHAHADHISGGQIFQNDGAIVVANRRAIEPIVGEKIPTALPDRVFDQDMTITLGGEMVKLHRVAPSHSDSMVMIQFPSYKALQCTDVCESKSMPYNDLLDFYYDGWIETLDWVIKQDVEIIDVGHYTPAVKADIVAERNYLVDLHQQVLDLVRAGQSWDQLYRNVKFSDEVQKWTAFSTMKTLNILGMYRWVENHRRGEW, from the coding sequence ATGAAGCCACTTTTCGGATTCTGCGCCATCGTTCTTGGCTTCGGTCTGTCGAGCGTGCCGGCGCTTGCGGCCGATGACGGCATTCCAGTCGACCGCGTACCCGACGCGAACCGCCAGACGTTGTCCGACTTCACCGCTGCCGCATGCCCGGACAATCCCCGCAGCCTAGAGCAGATCAAGGGCAATCTCTATCGCCACACGACGGGACCGGGCCTCGCGGTCCACAGCGGCCTTGTCCTGATCACGAAGGAAGGCGCGCTGGTCATCGATCCCGCGATGACCTGCACCGCGACGTGGTTACGCGACGAGATCAAAAAACGCTTCGACCTGCCGGTGAAGTATGTCCTCTACACGCACGCCCATGCCGATCACATTAGCGGCGGTCAGATCTTTCAGAACGACGGCGCGATCGTTGTGGCGAACCGGCGCGCAATTGAGCCGATCGTTGGCGAAAAGATCCCGACGGCGCTGCCGGATCGGGTATTCGACCAGGACATGACCATTACGCTTGGCGGCGAAATGGTGAAATTGCACCGCGTCGCACCAAGCCATTCCGACAGCATGGTCATGATACAGTTCCCGTCCTACAAGGCCTTGCAGTGCACCGACGTCTGCGAAAGCAAGTCGATGCCCTACAACGACTTGCTCGACTTCTACTATGACGGCTGGATCGAGACGCTCGACTGGGTAATCAAGCAGGACGTCGAGATCATCGATGTCGGTCACTACACGCCTGCGGTGAAGGCCGACATCGTGGCCGAACGAAACTATCTCGTCGATCTGCACCAGCAGGTGCTCGATCTCGTGCGCGCAGGCCAATCCTGGGATCAGCTCTACCGGAATGTGAAGTTCAGCGACGAAGTACAGAAATGGACTGCCTTCAGCACGATGAAGACGCTGAACATCCTCGGCATGTACCGCTGGGTGGAAAATCATCGCCGAGGCGAGTGGTAG
- a CDS encoding SgcJ/EcaC family oxidoreductase — MERLDAAGGFDKILARQGTIALEPAARPSRLQPNGALNQIRSMFCSAMAALLLGLVGAFAPSSTWADSAPPDKAVAASIAAFVNVWNAHDATALGRLFTDDGDFVGIAGTWWRGPAEIAKVHAELFAGRYDKSVYTADESPSIIFLKPDVALVHWRWTISGVRSADGDLLPPYRGIFTWLLVSRDGAWRLRAAQNNVSK, encoded by the coding sequence ATGGAACGCCTGGACGCAGCCGGCGGATTCGACAAGATCTTAGCGCGTCAGGGAACAATTGCATTGGAACCTGCAGCACGACCGTCGCGCCTTCAACCGAATGGCGCCCTGAACCAGATCAGGTCGATGTTCTGCTCGGCCATGGCGGCTTTGCTGCTTGGCCTTGTCGGCGCTTTCGCTCCCTCGTCAACCTGGGCGGATTCCGCCCCCCCCGACAAAGCGGTTGCGGCATCCATCGCCGCTTTTGTCAATGTCTGGAACGCCCATGACGCAACGGCTCTCGGTCGACTGTTTACGGACGATGGGGATTTCGTCGGCATCGCAGGAACCTGGTGGCGCGGCCCCGCCGAGATTGCCAAGGTCCATGCCGAACTGTTCGCCGGCCGCTACGATAAGAGCGTCTACACCGCCGATGAATCGCCGAGTATCATCTTTCTCAAACCGGACGTCGCGCTGGTTCATTGGCGCTGGACGATTTCCGGAGTGCGCAGTGCCGATGGAGATCTCCTGCCACCGTACCGCGGGATATTCACATGGTTGCTGGTCAGTCGCGATGGCGCCTGGCGATTGCGAGCGGCCCAGAATAACGTCAGTAAATAG
- a CDS encoding NADP-dependent oxidoreductase, with protein MLVEVRAASINPIDWKVRTGYMKDEAPFTMPATLGGDCCSMVAGVRESASGLRVGDRVYGYASLSSGGSGSFAEFVAAKEATLALAPRNVGFTEAAALPLVGASAVQAIEEHIKLQRGQRILIHGGAGGIGSLAIQLAKSIGAHVATTASAEDKAYVKELGADEVIDYKHEAFEQKLRDLDAVFDTVGGPTTEKSFKALKKGGTLVSMLGQPDTGLAQRHGVTAIGQLTHVTTEVLKRVAQLVDSGTIKVRIDKVFPLDKAKEAFEHVEKGRSHGKVVLEIKPGN; from the coding sequence GTGCTGGTCGAGGTGCGCGCAGCGAGCATCAACCCGATCGATTGGAAGGTCCGCACCGGATACATGAAAGACGAGGCGCCGTTCACGATGCCCGCGACGTTAGGCGGAGACTGTTGCAGCATGGTCGCCGGCGTAAGAGAGTCGGCCTCCGGCTTGAGAGTCGGGGATCGAGTGTACGGCTATGCGAGTCTCTCATCCGGCGGCTCGGGATCGTTTGCTGAATTTGTTGCGGCCAAAGAGGCGACCCTCGCCCTTGCTCCTCGGAATGTCGGCTTTACGGAAGCTGCGGCGCTGCCGCTTGTCGGAGCCAGCGCCGTGCAAGCGATCGAGGAACACATCAAGCTACAGCGTGGTCAAAGGATTCTCATACACGGCGGAGCCGGCGGCATCGGCAGCCTGGCCATTCAGCTCGCCAAATCCATCGGCGCTCACGTGGCGACGACCGCCAGTGCCGAGGACAAGGCCTACGTGAAAGAATTGGGAGCAGACGAGGTGATCGACTACAAGCACGAAGCATTCGAGCAAAAGCTGCGCGACCTGGATGCCGTGTTCGATACGGTCGGCGGCCCCACGACGGAGAAATCCTTCAAGGCGCTGAAAAAAGGCGGCACCCTGGTGTCAATGCTGGGCCAGCCTGATACCGGGCTCGCGCAACGACATGGGGTGACGGCGATCGGTCAACTCACCCACGTGACGACTGAGGTCTTGAAGCGGGTCGCGCAGCTGGTAGACAGCGGAACGATCAAAGTCCGCATCGACAAGGTCTTTCCGCTGGACAAAGCCAAAGAAGCGTTTGAGCACGTTGAAAAAGGCAGATCACACGGCAAGGTGGTCCTGGAGATCAAGCCGGGGAATTAA
- a CDS encoding ABC-type transport auxiliary lipoprotein family protein, which yields MLTTAVPRLICICLASLVLDGCVGLSKSYPEKHSYALEVVRQGEPFAPTPGSVLKVRKFRASPAAGEKELVYRTSDTRYEADFYNEWFVPPNAMITQQVLNWLTRAGLFEFVMDSSGPLPATHMLEGTLTALYGDYRATPAKAVLAVQFFLLHEASGQAEVLWHQEYRKEVDVMEQTPEALVSGWNGALRLILSALDEDLTGTLRRQ from the coding sequence ATGCTCACAACAGCAGTGCCCCGTCTCATATGCATCTGCCTTGCCAGTCTCGTCCTTGATGGTTGTGTCGGTCTCAGTAAGAGCTACCCGGAGAAACACTCCTATGCGCTCGAGGTGGTGCGCCAAGGCGAGCCGTTCGCTCCGACTCCTGGCAGCGTGTTGAAGGTCCGGAAATTTCGCGCCTCGCCGGCTGCTGGCGAGAAGGAGCTGGTGTATCGCACGAGTGATACCCGCTATGAAGCGGATTTTTACAATGAGTGGTTTGTCCCGCCCAATGCAATGATCACCCAGCAGGTCTTGAACTGGCTGACGAGGGCTGGCCTGTTTGAATTTGTCATGGATTCATCAGGCCCATTACCCGCCACGCACATGCTTGAGGGGACCCTGACGGCCCTGTATGGAGATTATCGTGCGACCCCTGCAAAGGCCGTTCTGGCTGTCCAATTCTTCCTCCTTCATGAGGCGTCCGGTCAGGCAGAGGTTCTATGGCATCAGGAGTATCGGAAAGAAGTGGACGTCATGGAACAGACGCCCGAGGCGCTCGTGTCCGGCTGGAATGGGGCACTTCGACTTATCTTGAGTGCTCTTGATGAGGACCTGACTGGAACGCTTCGGCGTCAGTGA